The following coding sequences lie in one Listeria ivanovii subsp. londoniensis genomic window:
- a CDS encoding LPXTG cell wall anchor domain-containing protein → MKNLKKGIALTLAFGFAFSISTPAYATDTEETKETGTIVTPEGTEINTPEEKKQNNLKASPNAVIAKAGLTFDIGVNSAASNFVTINDDSNNPTFAFKNGQPVTTTSGNYSTIIVVNFDDATSTELTVNYTVNAATPLANLKTTTPIIAQDSKPKPNQFVDAAPDVTLKFKSDAPSTKKTGSFTTTIVATKGEVIEELVATFSVTDQTPPTILIQSILPVIPKGGTLDYSGFVKVSDNSGKVKLSYKPGHEARSTALGYHEAIIIATDPAGNKREASISYLVVNNVPTLKTPTFNTTTSTASTIYGTTSPYALVEMNDLDGNILADTYSDENGDFILTLEKPLKSGDEFSLIAYAALFAYSEEAIYSYNELDEFINQIHNLRPLEPKSEVKPMIKIVNKKETLKKLPKTGDATSLPLSFAGLLLASGAVIMLRKKQA, encoded by the coding sequence ATGAAGAACTTAAAAAAAGGGATAGCACTAACATTAGCATTTGGTTTTGCTTTTTCAATTAGTACACCTGCTTATGCAACAGACACAGAAGAGACAAAAGAAACGGGAACTATTGTAACACCTGAAGGAACAGAAATAAATACTCCGGAAGAAAAAAAACAAAATAATTTAAAAGCTTCACCAAATGCCGTTATTGCAAAAGCAGGACTTACATTTGATATTGGTGTTAATTCAGCGGCAAGTAATTTTGTAACAATTAATGATGACAGCAACAATCCAACTTTTGCCTTTAAAAATGGACAGCCAGTTACAACTACATCTGGAAATTACTCCACAATTATTGTTGTAAATTTTGATGATGCTACATCAACCGAACTCACCGTTAACTATACTGTAAACGCAGCAACACCACTAGCAAATTTAAAAACAACTACACCAATCATTGCCCAAGATTCTAAACCTAAACCAAATCAGTTCGTAGACGCTGCACCTGACGTAACTTTGAAATTTAAATCTGACGCCCCCTCTACTAAAAAAACTGGCTCCTTTACAACGACTATTGTCGCAACTAAAGGGGAGGTTATAGAAGAGTTGGTTGCCACTTTCTCTGTTACAGATCAAACTCCACCGACAATTTTAATTCAATCAATTCTACCTGTGATACCAAAAGGTGGCACTCTAGACTACAGTGGCTTTGTTAAAGTTTCTGATAACTCAGGGAAGGTCAAATTATCCTACAAACCAGGACATGAAGCTCGTAGTACTGCACTAGGTTACCATGAAGCAATTATTATTGCGACAGACCCAGCTGGGAACAAAAGAGAAGCATCCATCTCATACCTTGTAGTCAATAATGTACCCACACTTAAAACACCAACATTTAATACAACAACGAGTACTGCTTCCACTATTTATGGAACTACATCTCCTTATGCCTTAGTAGAAATGAATGATCTTGATGGAAATATACTTGCGGATACATACTCCGATGAAAATGGAGATTTTATCTTAACTTTAGAAAAGCCCCTAAAATCGGGGGATGAATTTAGCCTAATTGCTTATGCAGCTTTATTTGCTTATAGTGAAGAAGCGATATATAGCTATAATGAATTGGATGAATTTATAAATCAAATTCATAACTTGCGTCCTTTAGAACCTAAGTCAGAAGTGAAACCAATGATTAAAATTGTAAATAAAAAAGAAACATTAAAAAAATTACCAAAAACTGGCGATGCCACCTCTCTTCCACTCTCATTTGCTGGTCTTCTTTTAGCAAGTGGAGCGGTGATTATGCTGCGTAAAAAACAAGCATAA